The DNA segment ATGCTAGAACTCACAGAACGCTCGGAATTGCAGCCAGCGGATTATACTCAGCTAGCCCAACTGCGCGCGATGGGGGCATCTCTCGCGCTGGATGATTTTGGCACGGGGCACAGTTCATTGAGTTACCTGCAAAACCTGCATCCCGACGTACTGAAAATTGATAAGACATTCTGCGCAACCATTGGTACAGATGCCATCAATGCCAAAGTGCTCGGCAGCATTGTTGCATTGGGCAAAGAGCTCAAACTGAAGCTCATCGTTGAAGGGGTTGAGACTCGCCAGCAGGCTGATTATCTGCGCCAATTAGGCGTTTGTGCGATGCAGGGATTTTACTTTGCACGTCCGATGCCGATTGCAGAGTTTCCGCAGTGGTTGGCTCAGCAATATGCCAAACCGAAGCAGGATGATTGATTAAGTCATTAAACTTCCCTCCCGTTTGGGAGGGAAGTATTAACTGTAATTAGGAACGACTGTTATTAACGGCTGTTATTCCTCTTCGTACTCATCAGGCATTTTAATACGCTCAATGTGAATCAGCTCAATGCGGTAGTCTTTAACTTCCATAACTTGGAAGCGAAGACCGTGCAGATCTAATTTCTCGCCGGCCTGCGGCATCTGATCGAAATGAGCCAACAGCAAACCGGCCACCGAAGCGCAATCTGATGAAGATTCGCTGACTAAGCCATCCCAGCCCAGCATTTGCTCCAAGGTATGCAGGTCGGTACCGCCTTTTACTAACCAGCCATTTTCCTGTTTGATGACATCTAGCGTTTCATCTTCATCTGGGAATTCACCCGCAATCGCTTCTAATACGTCCAGCGGCGTCACCAAGCCTTGAACCATACCGAATTCGTCGCTCACGATGACTAACCGCCCTTTTGCCTGACGCAATACATCTAGCACGTTAATTACGTCCAAACTTTCCAGCACCACAATCGGCGCGCTTTTCGCGGCATATTCAGCCACGGAGATCCCTTCGTCCAACGCCACCAGCAGATCTTTGGCGCGGACAATGCCAATCAACTGGTCTAACTCACCATCACAAACAGGGAACAGGCTATGAGGCGTTTCCAGGAGCTGGCTGCGAATTTCCTGCGGCGTGCGCTGGCAATCTATCCAAGTAATTTCATTACGCGGCGTCATGATGGTACGCAAAGATCGTGAAGCCAGCGTCAGCACGCCGCTAATCATGTAGCGCTCTTCGGCGGCAAAAGTCTCTTCTTCTTTGGTAGCGACCACGTCTTCGCTACGGTGCCCATTTTGCTTATCTTTCTTACCGCCCATCATGCTGATGATGGCCTCGGCAGTACGCTGGCGCATTGGGAGACGACGCTCGTGTTTGATGTGGTTACGACGCGCAATTTGGTTAAACATTTCGATAAGAATTGAGAAACCAATTGCCGCATACAGATAACCTTTCGGAATATGCAGGCCGAAACCTTCTGCCAACAAACTCAAACCAATCATCAGCAGGAAGCTTAAACATAGCACCACGACGGTAGGATGTTCGTTCACAAAATTGGTCAGCGGCTTAGACGCCAGCAGCATAATCGCCATCGCAATCACAACCGCACACATCATTACCGGCAAGCTATCGACCATGCCCACGGCCGTAATCACCGCATCAAGCGAGAACACCGCGTCAAGAATGACGATCTGCACCACCACCGACCAGAAACTGGCATATCCACGGTTGTTCACCTCATGGGTCTGCCCTTCCAGCCGTTCATGTAACTCCATGGTGGCTTTAAACAGGAGGAACAGCCCTCCGACTAGCAAGATTAAATCTCGCCCTGAAAAGCTAAAATCACCTACGCTAAATAACGGACGGGTTAGCGTTACCATCCAAGAGATGACGGACAATAGCCCCAATCGCATCAGCAGCGCTAAAGAAAGGCCAATGATACGCGCCTTATCACGCTGTTTCGGCGGTAGCTTGTCTGCCAAAATCGCAATAAATACCAGATTGTCTATGCCCAGAACAATTTCGAGAACCACCAGCGTGAGTAACCCCACCCAAATTGACGGATCGAGTAAAAATTCCATGTTTTATTCCGCGTTAATGTGAAAAGAGAATTGTTGAACGGCAACAGGATCTTGCTGTGCACGACGTTTCAGCCCGTTTGCAAACTGGCTAAAACCAAGATGTGATTCCCAAAGACCTGCAATAAAACGCAAAACATGAGGAAAGCATGCATTCAGCAAAGACAAGCCACGGAACAAAACATCACCGGGCATAAAGAATAGTGTAGAGAATAGCGAAGAAATTAAAGGGCGTCGGGGACGGTCCATACGGTGGGTTTAACCCAATACTCCTGACAGTGATAAGAAACTTTATGCTAACAAGAAATAAAGCTATCCAAAAGAGCATCAGCGCACACATTTTGTCATTTTTTGTCAATACTCTGTTACTCATATTGCGCACAAATCCAGCATCTAAATATTTCTTATAATTTACATGTGCTAATAGCAGATGGTCGTCACATAAATTATTTTTTTACTGACTAAAATAAATCTCGCTAAAGAAGATTTGGGATTTTTCGCCTGAATCGATTCATGAAGCTAACTGATTGATACTTAAGACACTTAGCATTCATCAGTGAGATCCAAGAATTATTTGGCGAGCAGTTACTCCACAAGGACGTATCTACAAACGGTTTTTTGACTTAATTCCATGCTGAGAAAGTGAGTTATTTCACACCGTAAAAGCATGCTAGCAAGTAGAGAGGAGGTAGCGAGTGAGTATTGCTATTATCATCGGCACTCACGGGGCAGCGGCTGAGCAATTGCTCAAAACCGCAGAAATGCTGCTAGGCGAACAAAGCAACGTCGCCTACATCGATTTCGTTCCCGGTGAAAATGCTGAAACGTTAATTGAAAAGTACAACGAGAGATTGACCCATCTGGATACCAGCAAGGGCGTGATCTTCTTGGTTGATACTTGGGGCGGAAGTCCTTTCAATGCGGCAAGCCGTATTGTCACGGACAAAGAGCACTATGAAGTCATTACCGGCGTCAACGTTCCGATGCTGGTAGAAACATTCATGGCTCGCGACGATGACCCTAGCTTTGACGAGTTGGTTGCATTAGCGCTGGAAACAGGCCGTGAAGGCGTCCGAGCTCTGCGCGCAAAAGAACCTGAAGCTGCCAAACCACAGCCAAAGCCGGCTGCGCCAAAAGCACCTCAGGCTCCGATGAGCCCAGAAGACCACATGAAGATCGGTTTAGCACGTATCGATGACCGTTTGATTCATGGTCAGGTTGCTACTCGCTGGACAAAAGAAACTAACGTGAGCCGCATCATCGTTGTCAGTGATGAAGTTGCAGCTGACCACGTTCGTTCCACCCTGCTAAAACAGGTTGCTCCTCCAGGCGTTACCGCTCACGTGGTTGACGTCGAAAAAATGATCCGTGTTTATAACAACCCCGCTTATGGTCGCGACCGTGTCATGCTGCTTTTCACTAACCCAACCGACGTGGTTCGTTTAGTCGAAAATGGTGTGAACATCACTACCGTAAACATTGGTGGTATGGCGTTCCGTCAGGGCAAAACCCAGATCACCAACGCAGTATCCGTAGACGAGAAAGACATCGAAGCATTCAAAAAACTGGATGCACGCGGCATTGAATTGGAAGTCCGTAAGGTCTCCAGCGATAGTCGTCTGAAGATGATGGAATTAATCAATAAAATGAACTAACGCTGAATCGCGCACTTGCCGATTCGTGTTTTTAAACTCAGCTCTTTGGTTAGAGGAGAAGTGCAATGGAGATTACAACTCTTCAGATTGTACTGATATTTATTGTTGCGTGTATTGCAGGGATGGGTTCCATCCTTGATGAATTCCAGTTTCACCGTCCACTGGTAGCTTGTACCCTGATCGGTATCGTTCTGGGTGACATGAAAACCGGTATTATTATCGGTGGTACTCTGGAAATGATCGCTTTGGGTTGGATGAACATCGGTGCAGCTGTTGCACCCGATGCGGCACTGGCCTCCATCATCTCTACCATTCTGGTTATCGCCGGTGGGCAAAGCGTTGGTGCAGGTATCGCACTGGCCATTCCATTGGCAGCAGCAGGTCAGGTTCTGACCATCATCGTTCGTACTATCACCGTGGGCTTCCAGCACGCGGCTGACGGCGCGGCCGAGCGTGGCGACCTGCGTGCGATTAGCGTTCTGCACTGCTCTGCGTTAATTCTGCAGGCAATGCGTATCGCGATCCCTGCGGTTGTTGTTGCAATCTCTGTAGGTACTGATGCTGTTCACACCATGCTGAATGCAATCCCTGAAGTCGTGACCTCTGGTCTGGCTATCGCGGGTGGCATGATCGTCGTTGTTGGTTATGCGATGGTTATCAACATGATGCGTGCTGGCTACCTGATGCCTTTCTTCTATTTAGGTTTCGTTACCGCTGCGTTCACTAACTTCAACCTGGTTGCGTTGGGTGTTCTAGGTCTGATGATGGCTATTCTGTATATCCAACTCAGCCCTAAATACAACAAATCTCAGGTTGTACAAGTTGCTGCCGGCAATAACGACCTTGATAACGAATTAGACTAGGAAAGGGTGAGAGAAATGGTTGATACAACATCATCAGTTGCAACTCCAAAAACTGAAACGAAACTCACCGCAGGCGATCTGCGCGGCGTATTCCTGCGCTCTAACCTGTTTCAAGGTTCTTGGAACTTTGAACGTATGCAAGCATTGGGTTTCTGTTTCTCCATGGTGCCGGTTATCCGTCGCCTGTACCCAGAGAATACAGATGAACGCAAGCAAGCAATCAAGCGTCATTTAGAATTCTTCAACACACATCCATACGTTGCGGCCCCTATCTTGGGTGTTACAGCGGCAATGGAAGAACAGCGTGCAAACGGCGCTCCGATCGACGATGGTGCCATTAACGGTATCAAAGTAGGTCTGATGGGGCCATTAGCCGGTGTGGGTGACCCAATTTTCTGGGGTACTGTACGTCCTGTATTTGCAGCGTTAGGTGCAGGTATTGCGATGACAGGTAGCCTGTTGGGCCCTATCCTGTTCTTCGTTCTTTTTAACCTAGTTCGCCTACTGGTTCGTTACTACGGTGTAGCTTACGGTTATAAGAAAGGTGTTGATATCGTTAGCGATATGGGCGGTGGCTTCCTACAGAAACTGACGGAGGGGGCATCGATCCTAGGTCTGTTTGTTATGGGGGCCTTGGTTAACAAGTGGACGCATGTCAACATTCCACTTGTGGTATCCCGCATCACTGACCAAACCGGTCACACCACGGTAACCACGGTTCAGACCATTCTGGACCAGTTGATGCCTGGCCTGATCCCACTGCTGCTAACCTTCGGCTGTATGTGGCTGCTGCGTAAGAAAGTCAACGCACTGTGGATCATTATTGGCTTCTTCTTCATCGGTATCTTCGGCTACTGGATCGGTCTGCTCGGTCTGTAATCGTATGAATAGCCGGATAGGGTTCGCCCTATCCGGCTTTTTTATTTTGTGTTTGGAGTATTCATGTCTTTAACTGATATCGCACTGTTGGCTTTTATCCTGTTGTTCATTCTTTACGCCGTCTATGATGAAATCATCATGCCAAGGCGCAACGGAAAGACACGATTGCAGGTTAATTTAAAACGTCGTAATAAAGCCGATAGTGGAATATTTGTTGGATTGTTAGCCATTCTCGCTTATCAAAATATAAATAATAATGGTTCTCACTTCACGACGTGGTTACTCTTTACTCTCGCCATTATCGCTATCTATGTTTTTTATATTCGCTGGCCAAAAATCTTATTTAAAGAAACCGGTTTTTATTACGGTAATGTTTTTATTTTATACAGCCGCATAAAAAATATGAACATGTCCGAAGACGGTTATCTGGTGATTGATTTAGAGAAGCGTAGGCTACTGATTCAAGTCGCTAAAATGGACGATCTGGACTTAATATTGAAGTTTTTCGTTGAGCAGAAATAACGAATAAATCCCGCCATTAATGAGATTCAGTATATTAATACTGCTATTTGTACTGAATCTCACAACGACTTAAACATTATTATTTCTCTACTGCAACCCACTTAATAATAATTATCATTAGCATTGATTTCCCCTGCAAAATATGCCGTTGTTATTCTTTAAAGAAATAGAGTATGATCGTTTCCGTCAATTTGGGGAGTAGCCGGCGTTCTTGCTGATTAATATTCAGTTTTTGAGCGCGCTCGTGTCAACATACTCGTTCCTAGCATGGAACGTGGTGCGAGCAGCCCGCTTGCTGATTATCAGCATTATAAGCGCGGACAGGCGAGACCATAGACACGTAGCTCCGTCGTATGGTTGGGGGTGGGCTGCGTGTATATGGAACACCCGGCCGAGTATTTTTCATGAATTTATCCGCAACAGTTATCCTCGCTTTCGGCATGTCCATGGACGCTTTCGCTGCGTCAATTGGCAAAGGTGCCGCTCTGCACAAGCCTCGTTTCCGTGAAGCATTCCGTACTGGTCTTATTTTTGGTGCCGTAGAAGCGATTACCCCACTCATTGGTTGGGGAATTGGTCTACTGGCCAGCAAGTTCATTATGGAATGGGATCATTGGGTCGCCTTTGCCCTGCTCTTCGTGCTAGGCAGCCGTATGGTTTATGAAGGCTGGAAAGGCAATCATGATGAAAATGCTGAGCCGGTGCGCCGTCACGGATTCTGGCTACTCGTCACCACGGCGATTGCAACCAGCTTAGATGCGATGGCTATCGGCGTTGGATTAGCCTTCCTGCAGGTCAATATTCTCCACACCGCGATGGCGATTGGTTTAGCCACGATGATTATGGCGACCTTGGGCATGATGATTGGCCGCTTTATTGGCCCGCTGTTGGGCAAGCGCGCGGAGATTTTAGGCGGCGTGGTACTAATCGGTATAGGTTTCTCAATTTTACATGAGCATATCGGCCCCTTCTTCTAAGAATCAACCAAATAAAAAAGCCCGCATGAAGCGGGCTTTTTTATTTCAATCAGACGCTTAATCACGGCGATATACACGAATAGCAAAATCGGTTTCACACTCAAATTCTATGCTGCTTCTCAATGCCTCAGCCACATCAGGCGTTGCTCGCCAAGCAAACGGTGTCATTTGCAGCAAATTGGCGGCCTGCTCACCCGGCAACATCATGGTATACGTCAGTTGTTGATCATCGATGAGAGTAAACCCTTCAAACGACTCTGTGTTTTCTGCGTGCAACTGCACCGTGTCATAAACTTGTGCTTTAAGCTGATAGAGATGGCGCGGAGCCGGTGACACTGTCACAAGAATGCCTTCAGGAGCAACAACGCGAGCTAGTTCTTCCGCCTTACATGGCGCATAGATTCGAACCACGGCATCCATCGAAGCATCGGCGTATGGCAAGCGATGGCTTGAAGCAACACAGAATGACACCGTCGGGTAGCGTTTAGCCGCATACCGAATAGCAACCTTGGCAATATCCAGTCCAAAAACCGCAATATCCCGCTCACTAAACTGTTTTGCCAGTTCAGAGGTGTAATATCCCTCTCCGCAGCCAATATCGAGAATACGGCGGGTTTGAGGCGCCATATGCGCCTTAATCGCGTGACAAACGGCGTCACGCAGTGGCTGATAGTAGTTTTGATCCAAAAATGCACGCCGTGCCTGCATCATTTCAGTACTGTCTCCCGGCTGCTTGGAGTGTTTGTGCTGAACAGGCATCAGATTTACGTATCCCTCTTTTGCACAATCAAACTGATGATTATTGGCGCAACGCCACTGATGATCGTTTTTTTCCAGCGGTTGCTGGCAAAGAGGACACTGATAAGGCATTGGATTTTCCGCATACAGACGTTAAAGCGCAACAGTCTAAATAACGCCAGTCAGCGATGCAACCGGCTAAGCATGTCCAAGTCACAGCAAAACGCGTTATCCCCTTTTCTATCACACCAATAATCCCTAAGCTGAAGTCCTCAAGTTTGATAAATGTTTAATAGGACAGCGTATGACAATCTTAGGTTGGCACAGCATCCCTATTATTCGTTATGGATTTGGTCACAAGACCGCATTAATGCCAACAGCTTTAATTCCTCATCGGGCAACTATGCCTGAGAAAAAGCAGGTGCATGGTATCCGCGTGGTGGATGTGACTATACCTAATCAGGAGTGCGGAGAATGTGATGCGCTTTATACGAGCCAGCCAAACATCCTGCTGACCATTCTTACCGCTGACTGTCTGCCTGTGATTTTCAGTCGCCAAGACGGCAAAGCTATTGCGGTGGCACATGCTGGCTGGCGTGGACTCATAGACGGCGTTTTAGAGCAAGTTGCGAAGCGTATTTCACAAGATGATGATATATCACAGTGGATGGCCGCTATTGGCCCTAGCGCAGGGGCATGCTGCTATGAAGTGGATGAACCGTTGGTCGAGCGGTTTCATCAAGCGCTGCCTTATGAGTCAGCATTGATTTCACCCCGCTTCCGGCATTTGGATCTCGTGGCTATTGCACAGGCCAAACTTCGTGGTCTTGGATTCGCTCATGTCGAAAACCTATCCGAATGCACAATTTGCACCCAAGAACGTCAGCCTGAAGCAATTAACTATTTCCGCTATACCAGTTTTCGGCGCAATGCTCATCGGCGCGAACGAGAGCCTGAGCATCCTGGAATCAAAGGCCGTAATCAGTATTCCGGCTTAATCATCCTACCCTAACGCCCCCACCTCAAATTTCAGGCATAAAAAAACCCGCATAAAGCGGGTTTTTAACAGCTGACGCTGTCTTAGATTGCAGTTACGTTAACTGCAGATGGGCCTTTCTGGCCATCTTGGATTTCAAACTCAACGTGCTGACCTTCAGCCAGAGTTTTGAAACCGTTACCCTGGATTGCAGAGAAGTGTACGAACACGTCTTTGCTGCCGTCAGCCGGGGTGATGAAACCGAAACCTTTAGCTTCGTTGAACCACTTTACTTGACCTTTGATCTTAGCCATCTTGAGTATTTCCTTTGGATTGTTTAAACCGCCCTAGGGCGTTAGATAGACAAACTAGAGTCGTTACTGCTTGAGGCACTAAGATAAGAATCGGCAGAGAAGTGGTAGTCAACGCTATGGTTTTTACTCAGAACTTCTTTACTGAAAATGCCACACATATACAGAACTGTACCTCGTTTTACCCAGATGCGTTATCACACACTACGTATTCAATGGCAAGCCATTTTTATCCAGTGAACGACACGTCGCACAGAAATAAAACGGTCGGCGGAAAACTAAGCTAATTTGTGCCAAAAACTGTTGCCACTCGCAGAATTATCTGCTGCATGAAACTGCTTATTTAAGCACCGATTTATGCCGTTCTCCATCTCCTCCGTCGCTACCTTTTTACGCTATTCTGAACGGAGAGTCACCTATTCCGACGATGAAATTAACTAATAATGAGTACGAAAATTGAATGTGTGATGCATAATACGATTCTACGGGGATTTATTGCAGTAACAGCAGGGAGTTTGCTAAAAAATTGTTACATTTCTATCGCATTTTATAACGCGATGGTGTCTTGGTATAGCTTGAAACCAGAGACGCGCCGCATCCC comes from the Hafnia alvei genome and includes:
- a CDS encoding TerC family protein produces the protein MEFLLDPSIWVGLLTLVVLEIVLGIDNLVFIAILADKLPPKQRDKARIIGLSLALLMRLGLLSVISWMVTLTRPLFSVGDFSFSGRDLILLVGGLFLLFKATMELHERLEGQTHEVNNRGYASFWSVVVQIVILDAVFSLDAVITAVGMVDSLPVMMCAVVIAMAIMLLASKPLTNFVNEHPTVVVLCLSFLLMIGLSLLAEGFGLHIPKGYLYAAIGFSILIEMFNQIARRNHIKHERRLPMRQRTAEAIISMMGGKKDKQNGHRSEDVVATKEEETFAAEERYMISGVLTLASRSLRTIMTPRNEITWIDCQRTPQEIRSQLLETPHSLFPVCDGELDQLIGIVRAKDLLVALDEGISVAEYAAKSAPIVVLESLDVINVLDVLRQAKGRLVIVSDEFGMVQGLVTPLDVLEAIAGEFPDEDETLDVIKQENGWLVKGGTDLHTLEQMLGWDGLVSESSSDCASVAGLLLAHFDQMPQAGEKLDLHGLRFQVMEVKDYRIELIHIERIKMPDEYEEE
- the manX gene encoding PTS mannose transporter subunit IIAB, whose product is MSIAIIIGTHGAAAEQLLKTAEMLLGEQSNVAYIDFVPGENAETLIEKYNERLTHLDTSKGVIFLVDTWGGSPFNAASRIVTDKEHYEVITGVNVPMLVETFMARDDDPSFDELVALALETGREGVRALRAKEPEAAKPQPKPAAPKAPQAPMSPEDHMKIGLARIDDRLIHGQVATRWTKETNVSRIIVVSDEVAADHVRSTLLKQVAPPGVTAHVVDVEKMIRVYNNPAYGRDRVMLLFTNPTDVVRLVENGVNITTVNIGGMAFRQGKTQITNAVSVDEKDIEAFKKLDARGIELEVRKVSSDSRLKMMELINKMN
- a CDS encoding PTS mannose/fructose/sorbose transporter subunit IIC; this translates as MEITTLQIVLIFIVACIAGMGSILDEFQFHRPLVACTLIGIVLGDMKTGIIIGGTLEMIALGWMNIGAAVAPDAALASIISTILVIAGGQSVGAGIALAIPLAAAGQVLTIIVRTITVGFQHAADGAAERGDLRAISVLHCSALILQAMRIAIPAVVVAISVGTDAVHTMLNAIPEVVTSGLAIAGGMIVVVGYAMVINMMRAGYLMPFFYLGFVTAAFTNFNLVALGVLGLMMAILYIQLSPKYNKSQVVQVAAGNNDLDNELD
- a CDS encoding PTS mannose transporter subunit IID; protein product: MVDTTSSVATPKTETKLTAGDLRGVFLRSNLFQGSWNFERMQALGFCFSMVPVIRRLYPENTDERKQAIKRHLEFFNTHPYVAAPILGVTAAMEEQRANGAPIDDGAINGIKVGLMGPLAGVGDPIFWGTVRPVFAALGAGIAMTGSLLGPILFFVLFNLVRLLVRYYGVAYGYKKGVDIVSDMGGGFLQKLTEGASILGLFVMGALVNKWTHVNIPLVVSRITDQTGHTTVTTVQTILDQLMPGLIPLLLTFGCMWLLRKKVNALWIIIGFFFIGIFGYWIGLLGL
- a CDS encoding DUF986 family protein; translation: MSLTDIALLAFILLFILYAVYDEIIMPRRNGKTRLQVNLKRRNKADSGIFVGLLAILAYQNINNNGSHFTTWLLFTLAIIAIYVFYIRWPKILFKETGFYYGNVFILYSRIKNMNMSEDGYLVIDLEKRRLLIQVAKMDDLDLILKFFVEQK
- the mntP gene encoding manganese efflux pump MntP, encoding MNLSATVILAFGMSMDAFAASIGKGAALHKPRFREAFRTGLIFGAVEAITPLIGWGIGLLASKFIMEWDHWVAFALLFVLGSRMVYEGWKGNHDENAEPVRRHGFWLLVTTAIATSLDAMAIGVGLAFLQVNILHTAMAIGLATMIMATLGMMIGRFIGPLLGKRAEILGGVVLIGIGFSILHEHIGPFF
- the rlmA gene encoding 23S rRNA (guanine(745)-N(1))-methyltransferase; the protein is MPYQCPLCQQPLEKNDHQWRCANNHQFDCAKEGYVNLMPVQHKHSKQPGDSTEMMQARRAFLDQNYYQPLRDAVCHAIKAHMAPQTRRILDIGCGEGYYTSELAKQFSERDIAVFGLDIAKVAIRYAAKRYPTVSFCVASSHRLPYADASMDAVVRIYAPCKAEELARVVAPEGILVTVSPAPRHLYQLKAQVYDTVQLHAENTESFEGFTLIDDQQLTYTMMLPGEQAANLLQMTPFAWRATPDVAEALRSSIEFECETDFAIRVYRRD
- a CDS encoding polyphenol oxidase family protein — protein: MTILGWHSIPIIRYGFGHKTALMPTALIPHRATMPEKKQVHGIRVVDVTIPNQECGECDALYTSQPNILLTILTADCLPVIFSRQDGKAIAVAHAGWRGLIDGVLEQVAKRISQDDDISQWMAAIGPSAGACCYEVDEPLVERFHQALPYESALISPRFRHLDLVAIAQAKLRGLGFAHVENLSECTICTQERQPEAINYFRYTSFRRNAHRREREPEHPGIKGRNQYSGLIILP
- the cspE gene encoding transcription antiterminator/RNA stability regulator CspE; its protein translation is MAKIKGQVKWFNEAKGFGFITPADGSKDVFVHFSAIQGNGFKTLAEGQHVEFEIQDGQKGPSAVNVTAI
- a CDS encoding DUF2627 domain-containing protein produces the protein MCGIFSKEVLSKNHSVDYHFSADSYLSASSSNDSSLSI